In one Agrobacterium tumefaciens genomic region, the following are encoded:
- a CDS encoding peptidase P60, translating into MTKTGEKVLALAQGWIGTPYRHQASLQGVGCDCLGLVRGIWRSLYGEEPELPPPYAPDWAERGGGDRLMDAAQRYFLAVSGMEEALPGDLLLFRWRTEAAAKHLGILAGPQHFIHAYEQAAVLRSALVPGWKRRIAGIFRFPDP; encoded by the coding sequence ATGACGAAGACCGGAGAAAAAGTGCTGGCGCTGGCACAAGGCTGGATCGGCACGCCTTACCGGCATCAGGCGTCTTTGCAGGGTGTCGGCTGCGATTGTCTCGGCCTCGTCAGGGGTATCTGGCGCTCGCTTTACGGCGAGGAACCGGAACTGCCGCCGCCCTACGCGCCTGACTGGGCCGAACGCGGTGGCGGGGACCGGCTGATGGATGCCGCGCAGCGATATTTCCTGGCAGTAAGCGGTATGGAGGAGGCGCTGCCGGGAGACCTGCTGCTGTTCCGATGGCGGACTGAAGCGGCGGCGAAACATCTCGGCATTCTCGCAGGGCCTCAGCATTTCATCCATGCCTATGAACAGGCGGCGGTGCTGCGTTCTGCACTGGTGCCCGGCTGGAAGCGGCGCATTGCCGGCATCTTCCGTTTTCCCGATCCATGA
- a CDS encoding DUF2163 domain-containing protein, whose amino-acid sequence MKIVPLALAEHLGGDATTTCHCWKVMLKDGMVIGFTDHDEALSFAGVTYLAESGFQASDSDSETGLGASAGEVTGGFSSEAISEIDLAAGRFDGAKVALFLVNWQAPEQHMLLNMREIGEVTRAGGAFRAELRSIAHRLSQPQGRVYGRRCDAALGDRRCGVDLARFTGSGSVTGVDVAGNLLAAGLDAFAEGFFSRGKLRFVTGGLTGRSFDLDGHDKRDGGTHLSFWLAPERAPSPGDVFSVTAGCDKSFATCKAKFANHLNFRGFPHLPGADFAYSYARGGETHDGKVLFP is encoded by the coding sequence ATGAAGATCGTTCCCCTTGCCCTTGCCGAGCATCTCGGGGGGGATGCGACGACCACATGCCATTGCTGGAAGGTGATGTTGAAGGACGGCATGGTGATCGGCTTTACCGACCATGATGAGGCCCTTTCCTTTGCCGGTGTGACCTATCTGGCCGAAAGCGGCTTCCAGGCCAGTGATAGCGATAGCGAAACCGGGCTGGGTGCGAGTGCAGGCGAAGTGACCGGCGGTTTCTCCAGCGAGGCGATTTCCGAAATTGATCTGGCTGCCGGGCGTTTTGATGGGGCGAAGGTGGCGCTTTTCCTCGTCAACTGGCAGGCGCCGGAACAGCATATGCTGCTCAACATGCGCGAAATCGGCGAGGTCACGCGGGCGGGCGGTGCATTTCGCGCTGAGCTGCGCAGCATCGCGCATCGTCTGTCCCAGCCGCAGGGCAGGGTCTATGGCCGCCGCTGCGATGCTGCACTGGGTGACCGGCGATGCGGCGTCGATCTTGCGCGGTTCACCGGCAGCGGCAGCGTTACGGGCGTGGATGTGGCCGGTAATCTGCTGGCGGCCGGGCTTGACGCTTTCGCCGAAGGTTTCTTCAGCCGTGGAAAGCTGCGGTTTGTAACCGGCGGGCTCACGGGCAGGAGTTTCGATCTCGACGGGCATGACAAGCGCGATGGCGGCACGCACCTGTCCTTCTGGCTGGCCCCGGAACGGGCGCCGTCGCCGGGGGATGTTTTTTCAGTCACGGCCGGCTGCGACAAGAGCTTCGCGACCTGCAAGGCGAAATTTGCCAATCACCTGAATTTTCGCGGCTTCCCGCATCTGCCGGGGGCTGATTTCGCCTATTCCTACGCCCGCGGCGGCGAGACCCACGATGGCAAGGTGTTGTTTCCATGA